The nucleotide window TAGACATTCTTCCACTTTCCTGGAACACATCCTGCTCCTCATGCAGAGCACAGGGTCCTCTCTGTGCAATTCAGTCATACACTCAATGTAAAGTGTCACCAACCCTTGACATCATTAATGGGAAATACTGCTGCCAAATGTATGTCACATTCAAACAGTAACTATTGTTACAGTGTAAATGTTGTTGTAGAAAACAGATCATGAATTAGAAAACAGTGAGCAGTCATGGTAGGGCTCAGGAACAGCAAATTGATTGAGGGTAAATTGTAGATATGATagaaaaaattactttgaaaacttgaaaaGAGCTTTATGGCTATGTGCTCCAGAAGAGAGTAGGGATTCTTCTTGGAACACATCAAGGATTTCTCAAATCTTTTCTTTCAGACTTATATCTAAACCCAGAAACATAATTGTTCTCATAGGCAGGACACATTTACCCAGATCTTTTTTCATTTAGCTTTTGTAACTATAGAAATTTGCTTTCAAGATAAAGTCTGTCCTttatccagtttcttttttttcagtatgaACAACATTTTTCAATTTTGCATAGAGCTTCATAGAGATCGGCCAATGCTGGAAACCCCATTTTTACCACCTAACTCCTCACCAAATGAGAATAAAAAGGTGTCCATGGCAAttatttggtgggggaggggactcaTGCCAAGGGAATTGTCATCTTGACATGACATGAGAGAAGGGTCAATTTGCTTGACTAAGATCTTCAGGCTACAGAGCAGCCACAGCTACACACGGCTTTGTGTTGTCGGGTCTTCTCCATGCTTGACTCAACCACAGACTCCTGGGCCCTCTGAATCTCATGGACAAGCAGAGCAAATGCTTCCTCTATACCTTGTCCTGTCTTGGCTGAGGTCTTGATGAAGGGGACTCTCCAATTATGAGTTATGATTGCTGCATCAGTGTGAGCATCTCCAGAAGCAGTCACTAGGTCACATTTATTGCCCACATGTACCAGGGGCAGGGCTGCTTCTGTTGCAGGCTCCAGGTAGACCATATCTGCTGCAGCTGGTCCAGAGATGAGGGGTCATCAAGAGCAAAGACACCCAGCACACCATCACCAGCTGCTAAGCACTGGTCTCACAAGTCCCTGTAGATatcctgccctgctgtgtccagcacATTCAGAATATAGCtactgtcccgcgcccgctctgtatttctcgccagcaagaaatcatacacgggacactcggatccttctgcaggaaagctttaatgcgtcttgagaggagagcataagcttaccagagcggagacactgagccaagaatcccgtcccctaataaaggctggcagccgccgcctgggacgtgtcaccctatgattggctgtagctcatccggccatatgacgccacggaataggcagagatcaaggaatggaaaattacccagcgcctgcgcaataatcttgtttacattcggtgcctgccggatgcaggcgccatcttgtaatggagaatgcagggacggctccctacagatcccccttttttattaattaatgataaggctttatatttttacaagcaaataggtcacccaaatgttgagggatagaggcagaggttgaaccttcccaaaatcaaacattaagactgtgtacgggagtcgcgactaggctgttagcttgacccgaagcactctcgacctgtcctctgccgtttttctgggaaagggagactagggcaggcaacccttatgcaggacaacatgcctcccagagaagcctgcatattgtgcaactctctgtgcgatgccttgctcgACATCCCTCTTGGGCTGCTCAAGCCAGGCACTCTatcctgtgcaatgagcctaggctccggatgtgcaagagctgtctggccagcggcctattgcttaagcatagttatccaaatatcagtggaagccccttgttccaaagctacaagtgcttgggcgataaccaccttgtctctcttagtttgagccctgagcctacagaccagccagagaagcaacatCAATCCGCAGCAAACGGCTGCACCAAACAATCCCACCTCCACCCATTTccttaaaataggagacagctGAAGCTATCTATGATGACAATCTCTCCGTCAAggacaggagttaatctggataatagcggctctcaactcccggggagagggtggagtcCCGACTTTTGAGGGTCCAAAGAGGCTCTTTGGGTGAGTCTTTccgggatccacaggggattctcttcatcctgtggaaaaacatatatcgctcccctggatcttatgagaataggatccgggcctctccaaagaccagttaagacatctttccattttaccatcTCCTCTGAGGTATGACGCTTGGCCGCTGTATGGCCCTGAGCGTCGGtgtttagaaaattaagggtAAAGAGTGCCATGGATATTGCAACTCTTGGCACCGCGGGTAAGgatgctcccattccctccttttgtttgattaaataagactTAAGTGTGCGATGGGCATGTTCCACAATGCCTTGTATAAGGTAGGCCAGTTAGATGGGTAATTTCCATCTGTCTGTAGAAGTGCTGGAACTTTTGAGAGGTATAAGccggcccattatctgtttttaagaagcacataggtggctaggtaaagtcttatttctgtaatacaGCTGAacttccttaaacagtagcttaacttctttttgaggcagggttttttttgtgactttggagcctgtcctggaatttgatctgtcggaccaggcaggccttgaactcataaagatccatctgtctcttactccctagtgctgggattaaaggcgtatgccgcCAACGCCCAAaacttaaaggcgtgtgtcaccaacatcctgagcttaaaggtgtgtgctaccaacataatagattagcatcttttacaaaacaagaactttacattgtcaggctttgcttaagaataattctaaattgaagctctttaagtaaaaacattaataaaattaaacatttgaaaactggttttaaaaagaaatttaaattcccttaaggtctttctgtaatatatagaagcattaacattttaaatcttaactgaaaaacttgtttctaagatggtacttcttatttccatgcggtcaccttTAGTTAAGATGGCGGTCTAAGTatccttttttttaactttagcaaaatggctaccgtCAGTCATGTGACCAGCTACAAAATGGCCGtaccaggaaatagaacattttaaaacaagcatacataaattacttgagcaACTTTAGGATATGAGGCTTTTCCCAGGCATCCCAGGCCTCCAAGCAGTGTTGAATAACATGCACGGCCTTTTCccctatcaaagactgggaaagccatctgtaattttcTCCGCTCCTCTGATGGtaaaaaggagtcggtaccaaatTTTTGTTGTAACTCATataatgggggtgctgatggaagcacacccgctggattaacaggtctcttaaatttaccggggtgtgaccggttattccctattttctctccctccatttttgtttctttttcacctagctgagctgtttcctctaaaattttatctcttgagcttttagagtcatcagagctatcaagatttaaagctttaaacttacttacagaatcatctaacaaattattcattcccttgtcagtagacatcccaggaggtccttttttcttatttattgttgtttctattaacaaattattcactcccttgtcactagacatcccgggaggtccttttttcttatattttattgttaggcgcgccccatctctcaccatattcggtttctgatatgtaattctggacttctttaagattgctacaacagtgagaaaagtcaaaatagctcctagtaaaagcatagaagcctctatattaacctcccacaatagcaacattcccaagccaaagtccagaaaaatcatacctctccgaatttaccaccctgtagttctgaatccgcctcgttagaggggtctccgcggtgttGGAGATTTtacatgttcccgggtttcggcaccatatgtcccgcgcccgctctgtatttctcgccagcaagaaatcatacacgggacactcggatccttctgcaggaaagctttaatgcgtcttgagaggagagcataagcttaccagagcggagacactgagccaagaatcccgtcccctaataaaggctggcagccgccgcctgggacgtgtcaccctatgattggctgtagctcatccggccatatgacgccacggaataggcagagatcaaggaatggaaaattacccagcgcctgcacaataatcttgtttacattcggtgcctgccggatgcaggcgccatcttgtaatggagaatgcagggacggctccctacaagctACTATTGTCTAGGGCCACCTCCTTCCAGTAGGAATCCTGGATAGTGGGGTCATGTTCTTCCACGAAGCATTGGTGGGACATCTGGATAGTGAGAGCACTTTTAGCAACACCACTTGCACCTAACACTACTATCTTGTATTTAGGAAGCTTTCTGCCAGAATCTTTGCATTTTGCCCAACCATCATGGCTTTCCTTTGGGTATCTGGTGCACTGTGTGTTAAGGCAGAGGTCCAAGATGCTAGACTTTGTTGGCAATGCCATTCCCCAACAGTCAGTTCAAGGAAGATATGTAAACAACTGGTAATGTATCCCTGGATAGGTGGTCTGCTGAATGGCTGCATGTGACTGTATTTCCAGGTTCTTGATTGCTCTCATCTGTAGACACCAAGAAATTCACAATTAGGAAAATCATGGATTATCTAGAATTGATTAACTAATTTCACATTGCTTATCTCAACTACTGTTGAAGGAGGAAATCTCAACCTCCatcctgcctctccctttctgCACTGTGACTCCACCAGTTTCAAAGTTGGTCAATGAACTCAATTCTTGCACACGTCCATCTTTATCTATAAGTCCCCACTAAATATCAGAAAGCTTGGAGTTCACACCTTAACTGGTTTAATTTTCCTCCTCACTGACCAGTAAGGCCCAGACTGGAAGAAGCTGCAGTGTTGTATTCCCAGCCCTGGGCAGGAGAAGCACGATTAGGTATTTAAAGCAATACTCAGTAACCCAATATGAAGCAAGCCTGAGCTCCAGAGACTTTGTTATACACAGAAATCAACAATCAATCACTGGAGAGAAAAGCAATGAAACTACTAAGAACCTAGAAACATTGGAGTAGGCTAATGGAGCAATGCTGCACAAGGGGAACACAGGGTATCTCAAGATCATTACTGACAAGGCCCACAGGGGCCTTGGGACTGATAACCATAGCTCCCAGGAGTGGGAAGAGTTTGTTTCTCCAGATCAGAAGCAACCTCTCCACAAAGGCTTTGTTTCAGAACTTTACCAGctctgatgggggaaatacttctgtgtatgtttatcttattgattgttaaataaaatactgtttggcgaatgagacagcaagtagacgggactaggagtcaaagaggattctgggaaatgtagtagagaaatgtgatccaggcaggaagtgacatag belongs to Cricetulus griseus strain 17A/GY unplaced genomic scaffold, alternate assembly CriGri-PICRH-1.0 unplaced_scaffold_1, whole genome shotgun sequence and includes:
- the LOC100763084 gene encoding LOW QUALITY PROTEIN: GTPase ERas isoform X3 (The sequence of the model RefSeq protein was modified relative to this genomic sequence to represent the inferred CDS: deleted 2 bases in 1 codon; substituted 1 base at 1 genomic stop codon); the protein is MALPTKSSILDLCLNTQCTRYPKESHDGWAKCKDSGRKLPKYKIVVLGASGVAKSALTIQMSHQCFVEEHDPTIQDSYWKEVALDNSSFYILNVLDTAGQDIYRDLXDQCLAAGDGVLGVFALDDPSSLDQLQQIWSTWSLQQKQPPLVHVGNKCDLVTASGDAHTDAAIITHNWRVPFIKTSAKTGQGIEEAFALLVHEIQRAQESVVESSMEKTRQHKAVCSCGCSVA